A window of Pedobacter lusitanus contains these coding sequences:
- a CDS encoding S9 family peptidase produces the protein MKPLINSALFFGMICIQTVQGQDKPAKLPGDTTLPSSKTELSNIASYEKDKFAYHVEDYFSKPKVDDFKLSPDGESISFRQKDAQGKRNLYVKNIKTGTTVKVLTEGKELIRLYLWANNNRIIYQQDKGGDENYQLFAINKDGTAGKALTPFPKVKVTTIQQLENDPNSLIIEMNLDNPEIFEPYKLNITTGKIQNLFRNTDKKNPASGFDFDKNGVLRAYTIRFNGTQNKLMYKAPGDKVFKLVNTSTWKDDFSILNFDYTDPAGNRVYVNSNIDRDKSAILLYDMKQKKVIKTLFENDHFDVSGLKISKKRKNTIDYFSYTGERSETLPVSDYFKALYHKFTSKFKDKDIEIVSVTDQEDKYLLSVSSDRLYQTYQLYDAVKDKFELVQDVMPQLKEADMAKMLPVHFQTRDGMTIYGYLTLPNGATADKPVPLIVHPHGGPYGIRDEWGFNSQVQLFASRGYATLQINYRGSGGYGKDYLLKGSKQIGRNMLNDLEDGVAFVLQQGLINKDKIAIYGASYGGLATLGSLVKTPDLYKCGVDYVGVSNLFTFINSFPPYWKPLLKQFYEQWYNPENAEEHQIMTDVSPALHVDKIQTPLFVIQGANDPRVNINESDQMVKNLRAKGLETPYLVSYNEGHGFYHEENRITLYQTMLGFFAKHLK, from the coding sequence ATGAAACCATTAATTAACTCTGCTCTGTTCTTCGGGATGATCTGTATTCAAACTGTACAGGGACAGGATAAACCAGCTAAGCTGCCTGGCGATACGACCCTGCCTTCTTCAAAAACTGAACTCAGTAATATTGCCAGTTACGAAAAGGACAAATTTGCTTACCATGTGGAAGATTATTTTTCAAAACCCAAGGTTGATGACTTTAAACTTTCTCCTGATGGCGAATCTATATCCTTCCGGCAAAAAGATGCACAGGGTAAACGTAACCTGTACGTCAAAAATATAAAAACAGGAACCACAGTCAAAGTTCTTACAGAAGGAAAAGAACTCATCCGTCTATATTTATGGGCTAACAATAACCGTATCATCTATCAGCAGGATAAAGGTGGAGATGAAAACTATCAGCTTTTTGCAATCAACAAAGATGGTACAGCGGGCAAAGCTTTAACCCCTTTCCCCAAAGTAAAAGTGACTACCATTCAACAGCTGGAAAATGATCCGAATTCACTGATTATAGAAATGAATCTGGATAATCCGGAAATATTTGAGCCTTATAAACTCAATATTACTACAGGAAAAATACAGAATCTGTTTAGAAATACAGATAAGAAAAATCCGGCCAGTGGTTTTGACTTTGATAAAAACGGAGTACTCCGGGCTTATACCATAAGATTTAATGGTACCCAAAACAAACTCATGTATAAAGCTCCAGGCGACAAGGTTTTCAAATTAGTGAATACCAGTACCTGGAAGGATGACTTTTCTATTCTTAATTTTGATTATACAGATCCAGCCGGCAACAGAGTTTATGTAAATTCAAATATTGACCGTGATAAAAGTGCAATACTGCTTTATGATATGAAGCAAAAAAAAGTCATCAAAACACTGTTTGAAAACGATCATTTTGATGTAAGCGGTTTAAAAATCTCCAAAAAGAGAAAAAACACAATTGACTACTTTTCTTATACCGGCGAACGCAGTGAAACCTTACCGGTAAGTGATTACTTCAAAGCCCTGTATCATAAATTCACGTCAAAATTTAAAGATAAAGATATCGAAATCGTCTCAGTAACTGATCAGGAAGACAAATACCTACTTTCTGTGAGCAGCGACCGTCTGTACCAAACCTACCAGTTATATGATGCTGTAAAGGACAAATTCGAATTAGTTCAGGACGTGATGCCACAGCTCAAAGAAGCAGATATGGCAAAAATGCTTCCTGTTCATTTTCAAACCAGAGATGGAATGACCATTTATGGATATCTCACTTTACCCAATGGCGCTACTGCTGATAAACCAGTTCCGCTGATCGTTCATCCTCATGGTGGTCCATATGGAATAAGAGATGAATGGGGATTTAATTCCCAAGTTCAGCTTTTTGCCAGCCGCGGTTATGCGACATTACAGATCAATTATAGAGGATCCGGCGGATACGGCAAAGATTATCTGCTTAAAGGAAGTAAACAAATAGGTCGTAATATGCTTAATGATTTAGAAGATGGTGTAGCATTTGTTCTTCAGCAGGGTCTGATTAATAAAGATAAAATCGCAATTTATGGTGCGAGCTATGGTGGTCTGGCTACCCTGGGCAGTTTAGTTAAAACTCCTGATCTGTACAAATGCGGCGTAGATTATGTTGGTGTGTCTAACCTGTTCACCTTTATCAATTCATTTCCTCCATATTGGAAACCACTATTAAAACAGTTTTATGAACAATGGTATAATCCTGAAAATGCAGAAGAGCATCAAATTATGACCGATGTTTCTCCTGCGCTGCACGTTGATAAAATTCAGACGCCATTATTCGTTATTCAGGGAGCTAATGACCCGCGCGTTAATATCAATGAATCCGATCAAATGGTCAAAAATCTACGCGCCAAAGGTTTAGAAACGCCTTATTTGGTAAGCTATAATGAAGGTCATGGATTCTATCATGAAGAAAACCGTATTACGCTATATCAGACTATGCTGGGTTTCTTCGCTAAACATCTTAAATAA
- a CDS encoding sensor histidine kinase: MKKKLRFIIAIMGLSLIGLSLFQGYWLYTSYGITRTQFKWDVAEVMQRVNYITALDEVLREKFFVKDTIEHDRTFASKFSGMMTTINAAKDMRNSAPGKKDVEVKIILTLSSDSSDKKNEHKKDKKSAHRIYNVKSDTIYNQKDLERFYIPLHKKIDSLLKEKDIHTGYAVKLTNVSGKGKPFVSDAAKFNQFREQSKAVKMGLLDTYIVRLAFDNNIGYVFKRMQWILLSTLLILIITAWAFVYMLRTIYQQKRVAEIKNDFINNMTHEFKTPITTVALGIEAMKNFEVLHKPDRALEYLDICEHEIKRVGEMVEKVLKISAFERSEVKLAIMPMDVISLIQDVIDNMQLQLKNKNVRLVFNHAEKELFIKADKVHMNSVIYNLIDNSIKYSGPDPLIEINCSHNGNMVFIEIRDNGIGIDGIYQEKVFDKFFRVPSGKLANVSGFGLGLSYVANIIKMHNGNIMLNSKLGKGSVFTINLLR, from the coding sequence ATGAAAAAGAAGTTGCGGTTTATTATCGCCATCATGGGACTTTCTCTGATCGGGCTTTCTCTGTTTCAGGGGTATTGGTTATATACTTCTTACGGTATTACCAGGACGCAATTTAAATGGGATGTAGCCGAAGTCATGCAAAGAGTAAATTATATTACCGCACTTGATGAGGTTTTGCGGGAGAAGTTTTTTGTGAAAGATACTATAGAACATGACCGGACTTTTGCCTCAAAGTTCAGTGGGATGATGACGACTATAAATGCTGCGAAAGACATGAGAAATTCTGCTCCCGGAAAAAAGGATGTGGAGGTTAAAATTATATTGACCCTGTCTTCTGATAGTAGTGATAAAAAGAATGAGCATAAAAAAGACAAAAAGTCAGCACACAGAATTTATAATGTAAAGTCCGATACAATTTATAATCAGAAAGATTTAGAGCGGTTTTATATCCCTCTTCATAAAAAAATAGATTCCTTATTAAAAGAAAAAGATATACATACCGGGTATGCCGTAAAACTGACAAATGTAAGTGGTAAAGGAAAGCCATTTGTTTCTGATGCTGCAAAATTTAATCAGTTCAGAGAGCAATCAAAGGCAGTTAAAATGGGTTTACTGGATACTTATATTGTCCGTTTAGCCTTTGATAATAATATCGGTTATGTATTTAAGAGAATGCAATGGATACTGCTCTCCACTTTATTGATACTGATAATCACAGCCTGGGCTTTTGTTTATATGTTACGTACCATATACCAGCAGAAAAGGGTTGCCGAAATAAAGAATGATTTTATCAATAATATGACCCATGAGTTCAAAACCCCGATAACAACAGTAGCATTGGGGATTGAAGCAATGAAGAATTTTGAAGTGCTGCATAAACCTGACCGGGCATTGGAGTATCTGGATATTTGCGAACATGAGATTAAAAGAGTAGGGGAAATGGTGGAAAAGGTACTTAAGATCTCGGCCTTTGAACGGAGCGAGGTGAAACTGGCCATCATGCCAATGGATGTGATTTCGCTGATTCAGGATGTAATTGACAATATGCAGTTGCAGCTGAAGAATAAAAATGTGAGACTCGTTTTTAATCACGCTGAAAAAGAGCTGTTTATCAAAGCCGATAAAGTTCATATGAATAGTGTAATCTATAATCTGATTGATAACAGTATTAAATACTCGGGACCTGATCCTTTGATAGAAATTAATTGCAGCCATAACGGTAATATGGTTTTTATAGAAATCAGGGATAACGGAATTGGCATTGACGGAATTTATCAGGAAAAGGTTTTCGATAAGTTTTTCCGTGTTCCAAGTGGTAAACTGGCCAATGTAAGTGGTTTTGGACTTGGTCTGAGTTATGTCGCCAACATTATCAAAATGCACAATGGAAATATAATGTTAAACAGTAAGCTGGGAAAAGGCAGTGTTTTTACAATAAACCTTTTACGCTGA
- a CDS encoding AraC family transcriptional regulator, with the protein MKPQFVDISSPLKKNIYIKDVDEPVLISSLHFHDLCELVWIRESYGKRIVGDNVDDFESGDLVLMGPNLPHIWHNDTVFHTGETTLRAKASVIYFPVDFLVSLSDDTSTIILVQNFLNKTKRGLKFYGDTKIQIINHIRQIKNSSGLKKLAIFLSVIDIMTASDEYEPITSDAFEISLNENDTKRIHDIYIYLMENFKSDIFLKDVAQIANLTPNAFCRFFKKHTRKSFSRFLNELRIAHACKLLPDKNLSVTNICYQCGYQNLTNFNKFFRLIMDCNPSMYRNRFK; encoded by the coding sequence ATGAAACCACAATTTGTAGATATATCATCCCCGTTAAAGAAAAACATCTATATCAAAGATGTTGATGAACCTGTTTTGATCTCATCTCTTCACTTTCATGATCTCTGTGAACTGGTATGGATCAGAGAAAGTTACGGAAAACGTATTGTAGGAGATAATGTTGATGATTTCGAATCGGGGGATTTAGTACTCATGGGACCAAACCTGCCACATATCTGGCATAATGACACCGTTTTCCATACCGGCGAAACAACACTCAGAGCTAAAGCATCAGTCATTTATTTTCCCGTTGATTTTCTGGTCAGTCTCAGTGATGATACCTCTACTATCATACTGGTTCAGAATTTCCTGAACAAGACAAAAAGAGGCTTAAAATTTTATGGTGATACTAAAATCCAGATTATTAATCATATCCGGCAGATAAAAAACAGTTCGGGGTTAAAAAAGCTGGCTATTTTTCTGTCCGTTATTGATATTATGACTGCGTCTGATGAATATGAACCAATTACCAGCGATGCCTTTGAAATCAGCCTGAACGAAAACGATACCAAAAGAATACATGATATTTATATCTATCTTATGGAAAACTTCAAATCTGATATCTTTTTAAAAGACGTGGCGCAGATTGCTAATCTCACGCCAAATGCTTTTTGCCGCTTTTTTAAAAAACATACCCGGAAGTCATTTTCAAGGTTTTTAAACGAGCTGCGCATCGCACATGCATGCAAATTACTGCCCGATAAAAACCTTTCCGTGACCAATATCTGTTATCAGTGCGGTTATCAGAACCTTACTAACTTTAATAAGTTCTTCCGTCTGATTATGGATTGTAATCCAAGTATGTACCGCAACCGTTTTAAATAA
- a CDS encoding GyrI-like domain-containing protein: MEKLDLTKLFKTYYSAGKAPALLGMERAKYIAISGVGDPNEKTFADKVQALYATAFTIKFIHKTINQDFVVSKLEGLWELDEYTPRNQWKYRLLIRIPDYIQQASLLTAIEQVVKRKQLILAKEIELYIMQEKDVVQVMHTGPFSTERETIRQLHDFIERKGLQKTGLHHEIYLSDFRTTPPEKLKTILRQPVE; encoded by the coding sequence ATGGAAAAATTAGATCTGACAAAACTATTTAAAACTTATTATTCTGCCGGCAAGGCTCCGGCATTATTAGGTATGGAACGTGCTAAATACATAGCTATTTCCGGTGTAGGAGATCCAAATGAAAAAACATTTGCAGATAAAGTTCAGGCCTTATATGCCACTGCATTCACCATTAAATTCATACACAAGACCATCAATCAGGACTTTGTGGTTTCAAAACTCGAAGGTTTGTGGGAACTTGATGAATACACGCCACGTAACCAGTGGAAATACCGGTTGCTGATCCGTATACCGGATTATATTCAACAGGCGTCATTGCTAACGGCAATTGAGCAGGTGGTTAAAAGAAAACAACTGATCCTGGCCAAAGAAATTGAGCTTTATATCATGCAGGAGAAAGATGTCGTACAGGTTATGCATACCGGGCCCTTTAGTACCGAACGTGAAACCATCAGACAGCTTCATGATTTTATAGAAAGAAAAGGCTTACAAAAAACCGGCCTGCACCATGAAATTTATCTGAGTGATTTTCGTACCACTCCGCCAGAAAAATTGAAGACCATATTACGCCAGCCGGTAGAATAA
- a CDS encoding isocitrate lyase/PEP mutase family protein: protein MASSFEKFRDLHHQENLLLTGNVWNVSSALIYEQLGFKAIALSSSAVAHSLGYEDGEGMPFEEYLFVIKRIMKSVSLPVSVDLEAGYGDTAEKVTANILRLTELGVAGINIEDSLVRGAERKIQDAEIFTEKLKNITEALKNKGTDIYINVRSDAYILGLPDPLQESKRRIRLYETANVHGIFLPFILNEKEIAELTRFTGLPLHVMCMPGLPGFQTLQRLGVKRISMGGYAYRNTYEHLEKSTKEIVEMQSFDSLFDH, encoded by the coding sequence ATGGCTTCATCATTTGAAAAATTTAGAGATCTCCACCACCAGGAGAATTTGCTTTTAACAGGCAATGTCTGGAATGTTTCCAGTGCATTAATTTATGAACAGCTGGGATTTAAGGCTATCGCATTATCGAGCTCTGCTGTTGCCCATAGCTTAGGCTATGAGGATGGGGAAGGAATGCCCTTTGAGGAATATCTTTTTGTCATAAAAAGAATCATGAAGTCTGTCAGCCTGCCTGTATCTGTAGATCTGGAAGCAGGTTATGGGGATACAGCAGAAAAAGTAACGGCCAATATCTTAAGGTTAACAGAGTTAGGCGTTGCAGGGATTAATATAGAAGACTCTCTGGTAAGAGGGGCTGAACGTAAAATTCAGGATGCTGAAATATTCACTGAAAAACTGAAAAATATAACTGAGGCACTTAAAAATAAAGGCACAGATATTTATATTAATGTACGCTCTGATGCTTATATCCTGGGTTTGCCTGATCCTTTACAAGAGAGTAAAAGAAGAATCAGATTATATGAAACAGCGAATGTCCACGGGATATTTTTGCCTTTTATTTTGAATGAGAAGGAGATTGCTGAACTGACCAGGTTTACGGGATTACCTCTCCATGTAATGTGTATGCCTGGGTTGCCTGGTTTTCAGACCCTGCAGCGACTGGGAGTAAAACGAATCAGTATGGGTGGTTATGCCTATCGTAATACTTATGAGCACCTGGAAAAATCAACAAAAGAAATAGTTGAGATGCAAAGTTTTGACAGTTTATTTGACCATTAG
- a CDS encoding glycoside hydrolase, whose product MRLAGWRKLPVGYSLLLSFAFIKPCFAQQLIQKKLTANLAEQSGQIISLSNSKIKIKVSPENLGITATDEKGKQYVISSPSARQTAHLLQQDETHLSWTFGKGITVFLKLQEDYVDLDIKSADTAHLVWPKVESVISAFTIPLHQGKYIPAGDEKWKAHFVKNPLVSGSQDLSMQFFAVNFTEKALVYVIKNMFNNELKFYTHEGILAAQFKHEFPATVKDKQFGFRIYLVDNDPVAIAKTYKKYVDERSPVLTLEDKAADNPNIRKLYGAPHIYIWNNQFLVADDVKNWKLLKDKIVKESASGSINPTKHILKLFGLKDAEAGKEFLAQFNEFSRNNYISRYHKNLFLRALNEALSKKDFYNVTAWKGIVADKQTIALLDKRNTPGDGNGATELYQLNKQLLNNAYTGCLQPVQDWGGAPLALLDEMQAAGIKTAWLGLNDWVSGEIHPDFVLKAREKGYLIGPYDSYHSIHPPGKEVWLTAKFEDTSLYNKAYVMNKNGKPAHAFLGQGRQLSPVLAMPAVKQRMSAVMKDFAHEFNSWFIDCDGTGEILDDYTPGRMTSQEQDLEARIRRMNWIRDQYKLVIGTEVGNDFVANTIAFGHGMTTPVIAWNDPDMRKNKTSEYYIGAYYSSDGGVPGRYGLQAPMKDEYLYLYFDNRFNIPLFQLVYNNSVITSHHWECGSLKIPGEIKNTELKEVLYNVPPMYHLNQSEWIKYKEIISRHMKIFSRTHELAVKLEMTDFKWLTKDRLVQRTAFGQTMEVIANFSKASFTYQSKIIPANDLLIHNLLTDQYELYNP is encoded by the coding sequence ATGCGATTAGCAGGGTGGAGAAAATTACCGGTAGGGTATAGTTTATTATTGTCTTTTGCGTTTATAAAACCATGTTTTGCGCAGCAGCTAATTCAAAAAAAACTAACAGCTAATTTGGCGGAGCAGTCTGGTCAGATAATCAGTTTGTCCAATTCAAAAATAAAAATTAAGGTGAGTCCGGAAAATCTGGGGATAACAGCAACAGATGAAAAAGGGAAGCAATATGTGATCTCTTCACCATCAGCCAGACAAACTGCACATCTTCTTCAACAGGATGAAACCCATCTTTCCTGGACCTTTGGGAAAGGAATAACAGTATTTCTGAAATTGCAGGAGGATTATGTAGATCTGGACATTAAATCGGCTGATACAGCGCATTTAGTCTGGCCAAAAGTGGAGAGTGTCATCAGTGCATTTACCATTCCGCTGCATCAGGGAAAATATATTCCTGCAGGGGATGAAAAATGGAAAGCTCATTTTGTGAAAAATCCACTGGTTTCAGGTTCACAGGATCTGTCCATGCAGTTTTTTGCAGTAAATTTTACGGAAAAAGCACTGGTCTACGTCATTAAAAACATGTTTAACAATGAACTGAAATTCTACACGCACGAAGGTATACTGGCTGCGCAGTTTAAGCATGAATTTCCGGCTACGGTAAAAGACAAACAGTTTGGATTCAGAATATATCTGGTGGATAATGACCCGGTAGCTATAGCAAAAACGTATAAGAAGTATGTAGATGAGAGATCTCCGGTTTTAACGCTTGAAGATAAAGCTGCAGATAACCCTAATATCCGGAAACTGTACGGAGCACCTCATATTTATATCTGGAATAATCAGTTTCTGGTAGCTGATGATGTCAAAAACTGGAAACTGTTAAAAGATAAAATAGTTAAGGAATCAGCATCGGGCTCCATTAACCCCACAAAACATATATTGAAATTGTTTGGTCTGAAAGATGCTGAAGCTGGCAAAGAGTTTCTGGCCCAGTTTAATGAATTTAGCAGGAATAATTATATAAGCAGGTATCACAAAAATCTTTTTTTAAGAGCTTTAAATGAAGCACTCAGTAAAAAGGATTTTTATAATGTGACTGCCTGGAAAGGTATAGTGGCTGATAAACAAACCATCGCATTGCTTGATAAAAGAAATACGCCGGGTGACGGTAATGGGGCTACGGAATTATATCAATTGAATAAGCAATTATTGAACAACGCCTATACCGGATGTTTGCAGCCTGTACAGGATTGGGGTGGTGCACCACTGGCTCTGCTTGATGAAATGCAGGCAGCTGGTATAAAAACTGCCTGGTTAGGATTAAACGACTGGGTATCAGGAGAGATTCATCCTGATTTTGTGCTCAAAGCCAGGGAGAAAGGATACCTGATAGGACCTTATGATTCTTATCATAGCATACATCCGCCCGGGAAAGAGGTTTGGTTAACGGCAAAATTCGAAGATACAAGCTTGTATAACAAGGCTTATGTCATGAACAAAAATGGGAAGCCCGCACATGCTTTTTTAGGACAGGGGAGACAATTAAGTCCTGTTCTGGCTATGCCTGCGGTTAAACAGAGAATGTCTGCGGTAATGAAAGATTTTGCACATGAATTCAATTCCTGGTTTATTGACTGTGATGGTACGGGAGAAATTCTGGATGACTATACTCCAGGCAGGATGACCAGTCAGGAACAGGATCTTGAGGCAAGAATTCGGCGCATGAACTGGATCAGAGATCAGTATAAACTGGTTATTGGTACAGAAGTAGGAAATGATTTTGTAGCGAATACGATTGCTTTCGGGCATGGCATGACCACTCCGGTTATAGCCTGGAATGATCCGGATATGCGGAAAAACAAAACCTCGGAATACTATATCGGAGCCTATTATTCCAGTGATGGTGGTGTACCAGGAAGATATGGCTTACAGGCACCGATGAAGGATGAATATTTATATCTCTATTTTGATAACCGCTTTAATATCCCTTTGTTTCAGCTGGTGTATAATAATTCAGTGATTACTTCTCATCACTGGGAGTGTGGCAGCTTGAAAATCCCTGGTGAAATCAAAAATACAGAGTTAAAGGAAGTTTTATATAATGTACCTCCAATGTATCATCTTAATCAGTCAGAATGGATAAAATACAAGGAGATCATTTCCAGACATATGAAGATTTTCTCCAGAACACATGAACTGGCAGTGAAGCTGGAGATGACGGATTTTAAATGGCTGACAAAAGACAGGCTGGTACAAAGGACTGCATTTGGGCAAACAATGGAAGTGATTGCTAATTTTAGTAAGGCTTCATTTACTTATCAGTCAAAGATAATTCCAGCAAATGATCTGTTAATTCATAATTTATTAACTGATCAGTATGAATTGTATAATCCTTAA
- a CDS encoding response regulator transcription factor — protein sequence MEKIKILLAEDEPFLARIVKESLESRGFLVKHVDNGTKALSLFVDFIPDICVFDITMPEMDGFSLTKDIRKMNSDVPIIFLTARSLTEDVVNGFEIGGNDYLKKPFSMEELIVRINSLLRIPLRKNQQNNEELKCALGEYYFNSVAQDLIRGNQAVKLSFRECGLLKLLIENKNEVLSRKTALELLWGTDNFFNARSMDVFITKLRKHLKDDPALQIVNIRGLGYKLITE from the coding sequence ATGGAAAAGATTAAAATATTACTTGCAGAGGATGAGCCATTTCTGGCCAGGATTGTTAAAGAAAGTCTGGAATCCAGAGGTTTTTTAGTGAAACATGTGGATAATGGTACTAAAGCACTTTCCTTATTTGTTGATTTTATACCGGATATCTGTGTGTTTGATATAACCATGCCCGAAATGGACGGTTTTTCTCTGACTAAAGACATCCGGAAAATGAACTCGGATGTCCCGATCATTTTTTTAACAGCAAGATCCTTAACTGAAGATGTAGTGAACGGTTTTGAAATAGGAGGTAATGATTATCTTAAAAAGCCTTTTAGTATGGAAGAACTGATCGTTCGTATTAATTCTTTGCTGAGAATACCGCTAAGAAAAAATCAGCAGAATAATGAAGAGTTAAAGTGTGCGCTGGGAGAATATTATTTTAATTCTGTTGCTCAGGATCTGATCAGAGGAAACCAGGCGGTTAAATTGTCTTTCCGTGAATGTGGTCTGTTAAAATTACTGATTGAAAATAAAAATGAGGTTTTGTCCAGGAAAACAGCACTGGAATTACTCTGGGGAACGGATAATTTCTTTAATGCCAGAAGTATGGATGTATTTATCACCAAATTACGTAAACATCTGAAAGATGATCCCGCTCTCCAGATTGTAAATATCAGGGGACTGGGTTATAAATTAATTACAGAGTAG
- a CDS encoding alpha-L-fucosidase: MIATLLANVVKAQSKINPDSIKTKMQWFADAKLGIFIHWGIYAVNGIDESWSFYNKKISHNDYMKQLKGFTAAKYNPEEWASLIKESGAKYAVMTTKHHDGVALWNTRQKHYSVVKNTPAKRDLLTPFYAALDKQGIKRGAYYSLIDWSSADYPAFTKDSTRYKISEDPARWQRFLTFNQAQIDEVNKAFKPDLWWFDGDWEHSAEEWKAPLIRKNILSLKPDAILNGRLQGYGDYDTPEQNFPVTRPKFNWWELCMTINNNWGYQPQDTAWKTPYEVISIFADAISNGGNMLLDIGPKEDGTIPEQEVHILKELGKWNKKHGEAIFNTLGGLPQGHFYGPTTLSKDSTVLYLFLSGKVSGNVVVKGLKNTIKKIRVVGTEKTIEPKVVGKISWSPIPGLVFIPVPEDSQDEYMSVLALELDKPVSLYQGQGGLK; the protein is encoded by the coding sequence ATGATTGCCACATTGCTTGCTAATGTGGTAAAAGCACAGTCAAAAATTAATCCTGACTCCATTAAGACGAAAATGCAATGGTTTGCTGATGCCAAACTAGGCATATTTATTCACTGGGGTATTTATGCTGTAAACGGCATAGACGAAAGCTGGAGCTTTTATAATAAAAAGATTAGTCACAACGATTATATGAAACAGTTAAAAGGGTTTACTGCCGCTAAGTATAATCCTGAAGAATGGGCTTCACTAATTAAAGAAAGTGGTGCTAAATATGCTGTAATGACCACAAAACATCATGATGGGGTTGCATTATGGAACACCAGACAAAAACATTATAGCGTGGTGAAAAATACACCTGCAAAAAGAGATCTGCTAACTCCTTTTTATGCCGCGCTCGACAAACAGGGAATTAAAAGAGGAGCCTATTATTCACTAATTGACTGGAGTTCTGCTGATTATCCTGCTTTTACCAAAGATAGCACACGTTATAAAATTAGTGAAGATCCGGCACGCTGGCAGCGTTTTCTGACTTTTAATCAGGCACAGATTGACGAAGTAAATAAAGCTTTTAAACCCGATTTATGGTGGTTTGACGGAGACTGGGAACATTCAGCTGAAGAATGGAAGGCTCCGCTAATCAGAAAGAATATTTTAAGTCTGAAACCAGATGCTATCCTCAACGGACGTTTACAGGGATATGGCGATTATGATACCCCTGAGCAGAATTTTCCGGTAACAAGACCAAAATTCAACTGGTGGGAACTTTGTATGACCATTAATAACAACTGGGGATATCAGCCTCAGGATACAGCGTGGAAAACCCCATATGAAGTCATCTCTATTTTTGCTGATGCCATTAGTAACGGCGGAAATATGCTTTTGGATATTGGTCCGAAAGAAGATGGAACAATCCCTGAACAGGAGGTACATATTTTAAAAGAGCTGGGTAAATGGAACAAGAAACATGGCGAGGCTATATTCAACACACTGGGTGGTTTGCCTCAGGGACACTTTTACGGTCCGACTACTTTATCTAAAGATTCTACTGTACTGTATTTGTTCCTGTCTGGTAAGGTTTCCGGCAATGTTGTGGTAAAAGGGCTCAAAAATACTATCAAAAAAATCCGTGTTGTGGGTACAGAAAAAACAATTGAACCTAAGGTTGTTGGAAAAATATCATGGAGTCCTATTCCAGGACTGGTATTTATACCTGTTCCTGAGGATTCACAGGATGAATATATGTCTGTTCTTGCGCTGGAACTGGATAAGCCCGTTAGCCTGTATCAGGGACAGGGAGGTTTGAAATAG